A genome region from Portunus trituberculatus isolate SZX2019 chromosome 18, ASM1759143v1, whole genome shotgun sequence includes the following:
- the LOC123505833 gene encoding uncharacterized protein LOC123505833, translating to MSAKALFLSVLVALVGLGAAAIEKKAAEEDGRLFFTGLTGTDDGQNITLGGNALIFLGLVLTTLIAAVIVLGVLLGVGPSLFKRFDDDYGYSSPSYYSSYSGPNSRESSYAVHRTLEDAARKFEE from the exons ATGTCCGCCAAGG CACTCTTCCTCTCCGTACTGGTGGCTCTGGTTGGCCTTGGAGCAGCGGCCATCGAGAAGAAGGCAGCTGAAGAGGACGGGCGACTCTTCTTCACGGGATTGACAGGGACTGATGACGGCCAGAACATCACTCTTGGCGGCAACGCTCTGATCTTCCTCGGGCTGGTCCTGACGACGCTCATTGCAGCAGTCATTGTCCTCGGAGTCCTGCTCGGCGTCGGCCCCTCACTGTTCAAGCGCTTCGATGACGACTACGGTTACTCCAGCCCCTC ATACTATTCCTCCTATTCTGGCCCAAACTCCCGGGAAAGCTCTTACGCCGTTCACCGCACGCTGGAGGACGCCGCCAGAAAGTTCGAAGAGTAA